A single genomic interval of Primulina huaijiensis isolate GDHJ02 chromosome 7, ASM1229523v2, whole genome shotgun sequence harbors:
- the LOC140981244 gene encoding protein BIG GRAIN 1-like A, translating to MYISHCSANHPSFSSTLLDSVYRSFDLGEEGMGIYRETSINKNSKVGLFRTEEEMANFQRVCMMEKLMGKKGGDKGGRKFAEVDLQAKKWRKDGGGSLSFSSFSDSSSGGGEADEISFPGAPMRRPKSIKTDGSGHHQKEKSRENRLDFDINRRERGGLADLSEQKPKHEGGFLKTKSKALKIYADLKKVKQPISPGRKLATFLNSLFTNAAGSSKKHKANTNPHHSPASKSANTSTCSSASSFSRSCLSKPPSSTGKFPSVAKRSVKFFPGTVIVDEDCQLGRPKELHQEKKPIHKTLYSELLKNSNKSSIDEELMVHVVEYNRRVEDAAMDFLRKTHFTNRVFDQESEEEDEDDDMESCASSDLFELDNLSTIGVERYRKELPVYETTSADAKRVVN from the coding sequence ATGTATATTTCGCACTGTTCTGCTAATCACCCTTCGTTTTCCTCTACGCTTCTTGATTCCGTTTACCGCTCCTTTGATCTTGGAGAGGAGGGAATGGGGATTTACAGGGAAACGTCCATCAACAAGAACAGCAAGGTTGGCTTGTTTCGGACTGAGGAAGAAATGGCAAACTTTCAGCGGGTTTGCATGATGGAGAAATTGATGGGGAAGAAGGGTGGTGATAAAGGTGGGAGGAAGTTCGCGGAGGTGGATTTGCAGGCGAAAAAGTGGAGGAAAGATGGGGGTGGTAGTTTGAGTTTCAGCAGCTTTTCCGATTCGAGCTCCGGCGGAGGCGAAGCTGATGAAATATCGTTTCCGGGAGCTCCCATGCGGCGGCCGAAGTCGATTAAAACAGACGGTTCTGGTCATCATCAGAAGGAGAAAAGTCGGGAAAATCGTCTGGATTTTGATATCAATCGTCGTGAGAGAGGAGGTTTAGCTGATCTATCAGAGCAGAAACCGAAGCATGAAGGCGGGTTCCTGAAGACCAAATCCAAAGCACTGAAAATATACGCCGATTTGAAGAAGGTGAAGCAGCCGATTTCTCCCGGCCGCAAGCTCGCAACTTTCTTAAACTCACTCTTCACCAACGCGGCCGGTAGTTCAAAAAAACACAAAGCCAACACAAATCCTCACCACTCTCCAGCGTCAAAATCTGCTAACACGTCCACTTGCTCATCCGCTTCGTCCTTTTCCAGATCATGTCTCAGCAAACCACCGTCGTCTACTGGAAAATTTCCCAGCGTCGCCAAAAGGTCGGTTAAATTTTTCCCCGGAACCGTAATCGTTGACGAAGATTGTCAGCTGGGTAGGCCAAAAGAATTACATCAAGAAAAAAAACCGATCCATAAAACTCTATATTCCGAGCTCCTAAAGAACAGCAATAAATCTTCCATTGATGAAGAGCTTATGGTGCATGTAGTGGAGTACAACCGCAGAGTGGAGGATGCAGCAATGGATTTCCTGAGAAAAACCCATTTCACAAACCGAGTTTTCGATCAAGAATCCGaggaagaagatgaagatgacGATATGGAAAGCTGTGCAAGTTCTGATTTGTTTGAATTGGATAATCTTTCCACCATTGGAGTGGAGAGGTATAGGAAAGAATTGCCAGTGTATGAAACCACTAGTGCTGACGCCAAACGAGTCGTAAATTAG
- the LOC140980108 gene encoding protein Brevis radix-like 2, producing MLTCIACSKQLNNGSLRERPEDEENAATPSTKQAIKVLTTQIKDMAVKASGAYKSCKPCSGSFKNDQSRAYVDSEAGSMSERYYGSYRRACSSNSTPRPWGKEMEAKLKALSSGSCTPASVSGRTESVVFMEEDEPKEWVAQVEPGVLITFLSLPQGGNDLKRIRFSREIFNKWQAQQWWAENYDKVMELYNVQMFNRQGIPVPTPPQSEDENSKIESAESSPVTPPLSKERLPRNFHRPTGVGYSSSESLECRPMQCRHCRDSNVLNSTPKLSSISAVKTETSSIDASARSSYNSRDLEHSGELSVSNASDLETEWVEQDEPGVYITIRASPDGTRELKRVRFSRERFGEMRARLWWEENRARIQQQYL from the exons ATGTTGACTTGTATAGCTTGCTCGAAGCAGTTAAATAATGGATCTCTACGCGAGCGTCCGGAGGACGAAGAAAACGCTGCCACTCCCTCCACCAAACAGGCCATCAAAGTCCTTACAACCCAA ATCAAGGACATGGCCGTGAAGGCATCAGGTGCGTACAAGAGCTGCAAGCCATGTTCCGGCTCTTTCAAGAACGATCAGAGCCGAGCCTATGTAGACTCGGAGGCCGGCTCGATGTCCGAGAGATATTACGGTTCTTACAGAAGAGCTTGCAGCTCAAACTCCACGCCTAGGCCCTGGGGGAAAGAAATGGAAGCAAAATTGAAGGCCCTTTCGAGTGGCTCGTGCACCCCTGCTTCTGTGAGCGGGAGAACCGAGTCAGTAGTGTTCATGGAGGAAGATGAACCCAAAGAATGGGTTGCACAAGTCGAGCCTGGTGTATTAATTACATTTCTTTCATTGCCCCAGGGTGGAAATGATCTCAAAAGGATTCGTTTCAG CCGAGAGATTTTTAACAAATGGCAAGCTCAACAATGGTGGGCGGAGAACTACGATAAAGTTATGGAATTATATAATGTCCAGATGTTCAATCGTCAAGGGATACCAGTGCCAACTCCACCGCAATCTGAAGACGAG AACTCAAAAATTGAATCTGCTGAGAGTAGCCCAGTTACACCTCCATTGAGCAAAGAGCGTCTACCTCGCAACTTCCATCGCCCAACAGGGGTGGGCTATTCGTCTTCAGAATCACTTGAATGCCGCCCAATGCAATGTCGACATTGCCGTGATTCCAACGTGCTTAATTCGACACCTAAACTCTCGAGCATCAGTGCTGTAAAAACCGAGACATCATCAATAGATGCTTCCGCACGGTCAAGTTATAATTCGAGGGACCTGGAACACTCTGGAGAGCTTTCAGTGAGCAATGCCAGTGATTTAGAGACCGAGTGGGTCGAGCAGGACGAGCCTGGAGTATATATTACTATCCGGGCTTCGCCAGATGGCACTCGCGAGCTTAAAAGAGTGCGGTTTAG CCGAGAAAGGTTTGGAGAAATGCGAGCAAGGTTGTGGTGGGAAGAGAACAGAGCAAGGATTCAACAGCAGTACTTGTGA
- the LOC140981008 gene encoding probable methyltransferase PMT26 — protein MAPGKYARVDGRRSSSRYCSTVAIMVFVALCLVGVWMVTTSSMVRFQNTDVSLESENKVKTHTTDSKSENNDDNDNIDNSSNVAGGSHELTDDGKSNQFEDNAGDLTENETKGDTDRNSNQEEKNENSEENETDNKEKKEDKLKESSKDENTEDGSENGEDGKSQMANKATGSVEMERNSDDGEKESEKKTNEMKDGKRESQIDESVVINKDEEIDHGSFAKNNSVELLPSGSESEILNEYSTQNGSFSTQATESANENEAQKSSQLESQYVYSWKLCNTTSGPDFVPCLDNWAEVRKLPSTKHYEHRERHCPDNPPTCLVPLPERYMHPIEWPTSREKIWYHNVPHTKLAEVKGHQNWVKISGEYLTFPGGGTQFKHGALHYIEFIQESVPGIAWGKHSRVVLDVGCGVASFGGFLFEKDVLTMSLAPKDEHEAQVQFALERGIPAISAVMGTKRLPYPGRVFDVVHCARCRVPWHIEGGKLLLELNRLLRPGGFFVWSATPIYRKLPDDIGIWEAMKKLTEAMCWEVVSISKDEVNRVGIAVYRKPTSNECYEQRSQNDPPLCQNSDDPNAAWNVPLQPCMHKVPVALSERGSQWPEQWPARVDKTPNWLLTSQVGAYGKPAPEDFAADNEHWKRVVNKSYLNGLGIKWSTVRNVMDMRAIYGGFAAALRDLNLWVMNVVSVDAPDTLTIIYERGLFGIYHEWCESFSTYPRSYDLLHADHIFSKIKARCSIMALVSEVDRILRPEGNIIVRDTVKIISELENIFKSMQWDIRMTYSKNKEGMLCAQKTMWRPKDEETIQYAIA, from the exons ATGGCACCAGGAAAATACGCTAGAGTTGATGGTCGGAGATCATCATCGAGATACTGCTCAACAGTCGCAATAATGGTTTTTGTAGCCCTTTGTTTAGTTGGTGTATGGATGGTGACAACGTCTTCTATGGTCCGTTTTCAAAATACTGATGTCTCTCTGGAAAGCGAGAACAAGGTGAAGACACACACTACTGATAGCAAAAGTGAGAATAATGATGACAATGATAACATTGATAATAGTAGCAATGTTGCTGGTGGCAGTCATGAACTAACCGATGATGGAAAGTCAAATCAGTTTGAGGATAATGCAGGTGATTTGACCGAGAATGAGACCAAAGGGGACACAGACAGGAATTCAAATCAAGAGGAAAAGAATGAGAACTCTGAAGAGAATGAAACAGACAATAAGGAGAAGAAGGAAGACAAATTGAAAGAGAGTTCTAAGGATGAAAATACAGAAGATGGATCAGAAAATGGAGAGGACGGAAAATCTCAGATGGCGAATAAAGCCACTGGATCTGTAGAGATGGAAAGAAATTCTGATGACGGTGAGAAAGAAtctgaaaagaaaacaaatgaGATGAAAGATGGCAAGAGAGAGAGTCAAATAGACGAAAGTGTGGTGATAAATAAAGATGAGGAGATAGATCATGGTTCTTTTGCGAAGAACAACTCTGTTGAGTTGCTTCCTTCTGGATCTGAATCAgaaattttaaatgaatattCAACCCAAAATGGATCCTTTTCGACTCAAGCAACGGAGTCCGCAAATGAGAATGAAGCCCAGAAATCATCCCAATTGGAGAGTCAATATGTTTACAGTTGGAAACTTTGCAACACCACCTCTGGGCCAGATTTTGTTCCGTGCCTTGACAACTGGGCGGAAGTTCGGAAACTTCCATCAACTAAGCACTACGAACACAGGGAGAGGCACTGCCCAGACAATCCCCCCACCTGTCTTGTTCCACTTCCTGAAAGATACATGCACCCGATTGAGTGGCCTACAAGCCGGGAAAAG ATTTGGTACCATAATGTTCCCCACACAAAACTTGCAGAAGTTAAAGGACACCAGAATTGGGTTAAAATTAGCGGTGAATACCTTACTTTCCCTGGTGGTGGCACCCAGTTTAAGCATGGAGCTCTTCATTATATTGAATTCATACAAGAG TCTGTGCCCGGCATTGCGTGGGGAAAACACTCCCGAGTTGTTTTGGATGTTGGATGTGGAGTTGCTAGCTTTGGGGGCTTTCTCTTTGAAAAGGATGTGCTGACAATGTCATTAGCTCCGAAAGATGAGCATGAAGCTCAGGTTCAATTTGCACTTGAAAGAGGAATACCTGCTATATCTGCTGTTATGGGTACTAAGAGACTTCCCTACCCAGGGAGAGTTTTTGATGTTGTCCATTGTGCACGTTGTAGGGTGCCTTGGCATATTGAAG GTGGTAAGCTTCTCCTGGAGCTGAACCGTTTACTGAGGCCTGGTGGTTTCTTTGTTTGGTCGGCAACTCCCATTTACCGGAAACTTCCTGATGATATTGGGATCTGGGAAG CGATGAAGAAACTCACTGAAGCAATGTGCTGGGAAGTTGTTTCAATTTCCAAGGATGAAGTAAATAGAGTAGGGATTGCTGTATATCGTAAGCCTACTTCAAATGAGTGCTATGAACAGAGGTCACAAAATGATCCCCCACTTTGCCAAAATTCTGATGATCCAAATGCTGCCTG GAACGTACCTTTACAACCATGCATGCACAAAGTTCCTGTTGCTTTGTCAGAGCGTGGTTCTCAATGGCCAGAACAGTGGCCTGCCAGAGTGGACAAAACACCTAATTGGTTGTTGACTTCCCAGGTTGGAGCCTATGGGAAGCCAGCTCCAGAAGATTTTGCTGCTGATAATGAACACTGGAAACGTGTAGTGAACAAGTCATATCTAAATGGACTGGGAATTAAATGGTCAACTGTGAGAAATGTCATGGACATGCGTGCTATCTATGGAGG ATTTGCTGCTGCTCTGAGAGATTTGAATTTGTGGGTTATGAATGTTGTCTCTGTAGATGCTCCTGATACACTAACAATTATTTATGAGCGAGGTCTATTTGGAATTTACCACGAGTGGTGTGAATCATTCAGCACTTACCCAAGATCTTATGATCTTCTCCATGCCGATCATATTTTCTCAAAGATAAAGGCCAG GTGTAGCATCATGGCTTTGGTTTCTGAGGTTGATCGGATTTTGAGACCTGAAGGAAATATCATAGTCCGGGACACCGTCAAAATAATTAGTGAACTCGAAAACATATTCAAGTCGATGCAGTGGGATATCCGCATGACCTACTCAAAAAACAAGGAAGGAATGTTGTGTGCACAAAAAACAATGTGGAGGCCTAAAGATGAAGAGACGATCCAATATGCCATTGCTTAA